A genomic stretch from Dehalococcoidales bacterium includes:
- a CDS encoding aspartate-semialdehyde dehydrogenase, whose protein sequence is MKKKYKVAIVGATGLVGQEFIKVLEQRDFPVASMGLFASDRSAGKKLYFAGKEIEVQETAAESFQGIDIALFSAGAEISRYFSPIAAKSGAVVIDNSAAFRMVPTVPLVVPEVNPEDIKLHNGIIANPNCSTIQMVVALYPLHKVNPIKRIIVDTYQSVSGTGSAAIEELTVQVKQVLNGQSVIPHVYPHQIAFNVLPEIDVFLDNGYTKEEWKMVEETRKIMHADEIAISATCVRVPVFTGHSEAVCVEFSQLMLPDDAERILAQAPGVKVLDDPSISLYPQAWPSAGTDEVFVGRIRRDASHSNGLVMWVVADNLRKGAALNAVQIAEEMVQREWLNPMESRR, encoded by the coding sequence TTGAAGAAAAAATACAAGGTAGCTATTGTTGGTGCCACCGGGCTGGTCGGACAGGAGTTCATCAAGGTACTGGAACAGCGCGATTTCCCGGTAGCCTCGATGGGGCTTTTTGCTTCCGACCGCTCCGCAGGTAAGAAATTATACTTTGCCGGTAAGGAAATCGAGGTTCAGGAGACTGCTGCCGAGTCCTTCCAGGGAATAGATATTGCTCTATTTTCCGCCGGCGCTGAAATCAGCCGCTACTTCTCGCCAATAGCGGCCAAATCAGGGGCGGTAGTGATCGACAATAGCGCTGCTTTTAGAATGGTGCCGACGGTTCCTCTGGTGGTACCTGAGGTTAATCCCGAGGATATCAAGCTGCATAACGGTATTATCGCTAATCCCAATTGCTCCACCATTCAGATGGTAGTAGCCCTGTACCCATTACACAAGGTTAATCCTATCAAGCGGATTATCGTCGATACCTACCAGTCGGTCTCGGGTACCGGTTCCGCTGCCATTGAAGAGTTAACAGTACAGGTCAAGCAGGTCTTGAACGGGCAGAGTGTTATTCCCCACGTTTACCCGCATCAGATAGCCTTTAATGTCCTGCCTGAGATAGACGTTTTCCTGGACAACGGCTATACCAAAGAAGAGTGGAAGATGGTGGAAGAGACGAGGAAGATAATGCATGCTGATGAGATAGCTATTTCGGCTACCTGTGTGCGGGTCCCGGTATTCACCGGTCATAGTGAGGCAGTCTGTGTGGAGTTTTCTCAGCTGATGCTCCCCGATGATGCCGAGCGGATTCTTGCCCAGGCCCCAGGGGTTAAGGTGCTGGACGATCCTTCCATCAGCCTTTATCCTCAAGCCTGGCCGTCTGCTGGTACCGATGAGGTATTTGTCGGGCGTATCCGCCGGGATGCATCTCACTCCAATGGTCTGGTGATGTGGGTTGTTGCCGATAATCTGCGCAAGGGAGCAGCCTTGAATGCCGTTCAGATTGCTGAGGAAATGGTCCAGAGGGAATGGCTGAATCCGATGGAGAGTAGAAGATGA
- the dapB gene encoding 4-hydroxy-tetrahydrodipicolinate reductase: MRPVRVAVHGALGKMGREVISAVCREDGMQVVGAVELQTKEDSLPLPDGDGNVPLSSDLEYIINSCKPDVLVDFTVARATMPAVRIAAAKGVNLVIGTTGLTEAEVNEIGRLSQTHRVGAVVAPNFALGAVLMMHLARIAARYLDYAEIIELHHHLKVDAPSGTALSTARAMVAAKGKPFLSAEQKRTYASRGEQVDGVAIHSVRLPGLLAHQEVILGGPGQTLSIRHDTISRECFMPGVILAVKKVVGHKGLIYGLDTLLGLEDKG, translated from the coding sequence CGAGAAGTAATCAGCGCCGTCTGCCGTGAGGACGGGATGCAGGTTGTCGGTGCTGTGGAACTACAGACTAAGGAAGACAGCCTGCCCTTGCCTGACGGCGATGGTAACGTTCCGCTTTCCTCTGACCTTGAGTATATCATTAACAGCTGCAAGCCTGACGTACTGGTAGATTTTACAGTTGCTCGGGCCACTATGCCGGCGGTGCGTATAGCTGCTGCCAAAGGCGTCAACCTGGTAATAGGGACCACAGGTCTGACCGAGGCTGAGGTTAATGAGATTGGCCGGCTGTCACAGACCCACCGGGTAGGGGCGGTGGTAGCACCTAACTTCGCTCTGGGAGCGGTACTGATGATGCACCTGGCCAGGATAGCCGCCAGGTATTTAGACTATGCCGAGATTATCGAACTGCATCATCACCTGAAGGTGGATGCGCCTTCGGGAACTGCCCTGTCCACGGCCCGGGCGATGGTAGCGGCAAAGGGTAAGCCGTTTCTCTCCGCGGAACAGAAGCGGACTTACGCCAGCCGTGGGGAGCAGGTGGATGGTGTTGCTATTCACAGCGTGCGGCTGCCCGGGCTGCTGGCCCACCAGGAAGTAATCCTGGGCGGACCGGGGCAGACATTGAGCATACGACATGATACAATCAGTAGAGAGTGTTTTATGCCTGGTGTTATACTGGCTGTGAAGAAAGTGGTCGGACACAAAGGGTTGATCTATGGCCTGGATACATTACTTGGCTTGGAGGATAAGGGTTGA